From the genome of Mustela lutreola isolate mMusLut2 chromosome 16, mMusLut2.pri, whole genome shotgun sequence, one region includes:
- the PLEKHG2 gene encoding pleckstrin homology domain-containing family G member 2 isoform X5, whose amino-acid sequence MPEGARGPNLSKPSPSLCRGPTGEVCDCAAVCESQTGPATPAMASPRGSGSSTSLSTVGSEGDPAPGPTPVCSASRPEPLPGPPIRLHLSPVGTPGLAKPSRLERVVREIVETERAYVRDLRSIVEDYLAPLMDGGVLGLSAEQVGMLFANIEDIYEFSSELLEDLEGSSSAGGIAECFVQRSEDFDIYTLYCMNYPSSLALLRELSLSPPAALWLQERQAQLRHSLPLQSFLLKPVQRILKYHLLLQELGKHWAEGPGAGGREMVEEAIVSMTAVAWYINDMKRKQEHAARLQEVQRRLGGWTGPELSAFGELVLEGAFRGGGGGGPRLRGGERLLFLFSRMLLVAKRRGPEYTYKGHIFCCNLSVSESPRDPLGFKVSDLTIPKHRHLLQAKNQEEKRLWIHCLQRLFFENHPASIPAKAKQVLLENSLHCAPKSKPIPEPLTPPLGSPRPRDARSFTPGRRNTAPSPGPSATRRGRRQSEPVKEPYVMFPPNAKPRLKHTGSEGELYPPLEPQPPVPTSGPPEDLEDTGPPTLEPSGTSITEEILELLNQRGLRDPGCPLPPSPHDIPKFSGDSQVPGDSETLTFQALPSRDSSEEEEEEELEMDERGPSPLHVLEGLESSSAAETTDVSGLSKSPDAPGLPEIPGLSEIPKIPHLPSLSDISSVFEMPRPPAIPNVPDIPSLASTPALPCDSWLQGPLQGPDEAVATRRELFPGGSSAKLGEPSSGGRAGQEEPEEGELFPDFQPQDVPQDQGFPDELEFRSCSEIRSAWRALEQGQLARPGFPEPLLILEDSDLGGGSGSRKAGAPSSERAASRVRELARLYSERIQQMQRAETRASANAPRRRPRALAQPQLSPRLHQEHAEPGPLPAFGHVLVCELAFPLTCAQESVPLGPAARVQAATPLSKQGGCPGGRGLSVSSLPEEDHLGIRVPAARRLPEQGDPQNIQSMAASTTALPPQEDPPDVQVLATALPDPGGHLEVQHPATTPLPQHRGHMDTQVPTSPALPGQRCCPDVTVLATATVPKQEGPLHSQSPSNTPLTRQGGPRDVPFLAGVGNQAVDISLTHGSSLDRPIPGNAALPSQHDLLDIPVLGASPLAAWEGPPSHEIPASAAPSLPQDPSDIQFLGTSSLPAHECCLDHQLPASTALSLPQNSNVPAAAPLPQRPGLPDTQVQALPPLPKQGGLPDTQGPSATPLLQEQSFTDLQIQKRSPLEQRSLSDVRGPAPTLLPEQRGSRDSQGLFSTPAQTTMVLSKPGHYLASPVTRSESSELTPLHSPPLPTRQLLGPNAAALSRYLAASYISQSLARRQGSGGEAPLASRGPWSSSAPASRAPSPPPQPQPPPPPARRLSYATTVNIHVGGGGRLRPAKAQVRLNHPALLAPAHESVGLRRAQGAPDAPFHM is encoded by the exons ATGCCCGAGGGAGCCCGTGGACCGAACCTGTCCAAACCCAGCCCTAGCCTTTGCCGTGGCCCCACAGGTGAAGTGTGTGACTGCGCAGCTGTGTGTGAGAGCCAGACAG GTCCTGCAACCCCTGCCATGGCCTCCCCCCGAGGTTCTGGGAGCTCCACATCCCTGAGCACGGTGGGCTCTGAGGGGGACCCGGCTCCAGGGCCCACCCCAGTCTGCTCAGCGTCCAGGCCAGAGCCCCTTCCAGGGCCCCCCATCCGCCTGCATCTGTCACCCGTGGGAACCCCGGGTTTGGCCAAACCCTCGAGGCTGGAGCGAGTGGTTCGAGAGATCGTGGAGACAGAGCGGGCCTACGTCCGGGACCTTCGTAGCATCGTGGAG GACTACCTGGCCCCTCTGATGGATGGTGGGGTCCTAGGGCTGAGTGCGGAGCAGGTGGGCATGCTATTTGCCAACATCGAGGACATCTACGAGTTCAGCAG TGAGCTCCTGGAGGACCTGGAGGGCAGCAGCAGCGCGGGGGGCATTGCTGAGTGCTTTGTGCAGAGG AGTGAGGATTTTGACATCTACACGCTGTACTGCATGAACTACCCGAG CTCCCTAGCCCTGCTCCGGGAGCTGTCGCTGTCCCCACCCGCAGCCCTGTGGTTGCAGGAGCGCCAGGCCCAGCTCCGCCACTCACTGCCTCTGCAGAGCTTCCTGCTGAAACCTGTTCAGCGGATCCTCAAGTACCATCTGTTGCTGCAG GAGCTAGGCAAGCACTGGGCGGAGGGCCCAGGCGCTGGGGGCCGCGAGATGGTGGAAGAGGCCATCGTGTCCATGACCGCGGTTGCCTGGTATATCAATGACATGAAACGGAAGCAGGAGCATGCGGCGCGCCTCCAG GAAGTGCAACGGCGGCTGGGCGGCTGGACTGGCCCGGAGCTCAGCGCTTTCGGGGAGCTGGTGCTGGAGGGCGCATTCCGAGGTGGCGGAGGGGGTGGCCCCCGACTTCGAGGGGGCGAGCGGCTGCTTTTTCTATTCTCACGGATGCTGCTCGTGGCCAAGCGCCGGGGCCCGGAGTACACCTACAAAGGCCATATCTTC TGCTGCAACCTGAGTGTGAGCGAGAGTCCTCGAGACCCTCTAGGGTTCAAGGTGTCTGATCTGACCATTCCCAAACACAGGCACCTTCTCCAG GCCAAGAACCAAGAAGAGAAGAGGCTGTGGATTCACTGTCTCCAGCGTCTCTTTTTTGAGAACCACCCTGCCTCCATCCCTGCCAAG GCCAAACAAGTTCTCCTTGAAAACAGCCTGCACT GTGCTCCTAAAAGTAAGCCTATTCCAGAGCCCCTAACACCCCCACTTGGGTCTCCACGACCTCGAGATGCTAGAAGTTTCACCCCTGGACGAAGGAACACAG CTCCATCTCCAGGACCCTCTGCTACCCGCCGTGGCCGTAGACAGTCTG AGCCAGTAAAGGAGCCGTACGTTATGTTTCCACCAAACG CTAAGCCTAGACTCAAG CATACTGGCAGTGAGGGGGAGCTCTACCCCCCCTTAGAGCCTCAGCCACCAGTTCCAACTTCCGGACCCCCTGAGGACCTGGAGGACACTGGACCCCCCACGCTGGAGCCCTCTGGGACCTCCATCACTGAAGAGATTCTGGAACTATTGAACCAAAGAGGCCTCCGGGATCCAGGG TGCCCACTGCCGCCATCCCCCCACGACATTCCCAAGTTCTCTGGAGACTCCCAGGTGCCAGGCGACAGTGAAACCCTCACATTCCAAGCCCTGCCCAGCCGAGACTcttcagaagaggaggaggaggaggagctagAGATGGACGAACGGGGGCCTTCCCCGCTCCACGTCCTGGAAGGGCTCGAAAGTTCCAGCGCGGCTGAAACTACCGACGTTTCCGGCCTTAGCAAAAGTCCAGACGCACCCGGCCTCCCTGAAATTCCCGGCCTGTCTGAAATTCCCAAGATTCCCCACCTTCCTAGCCTCTCTGACATTTCCAGTGTTTTTGAAATGCCCCGCCCTCCAGCCATACCTAATGTCCCGGACATTCCTAGTCTCGCCAGCACTCCCGCCCTTCCCTGTGACTCATGGCTCCAGGGACCTCTGCAAGGGCCCGATGAGGCTGTAGCCACCAGGAGAGAACTGTTCCCCGGAGGCAGCTCAGCAAAACTGGGGGAACCCTCCTCAggtggcagggcagggcaggaggagcCTGAAGAAGGGGAACTGTTCCCAGACTTCCAGCCCCAGGATGTCCCCCAAGATCAGGGATTCCCAGATGAGCTGGAATTCCGCTCTTGTTCAGAAATCCGCAGCGCCTGGCGGGCCCTGGAGCAGGGGCAGCTGGCCCGGCCAGGTTTCCCAGAGCCATTGCTGATCCTGGAAGATTCGGATCTGGGCGGAGGCAGCGGGAGCAGGAAGGCAGGAGCCCCTAGTTCGGAGAGGGCAGCTTCCCGGGTGCGAGAGTTAGCCCGGCTCTACAGCGAGCGGATCCAGCAGATGCAGCGGGCCGAGACCCGGGCATCGGCCAACGCCCCCCGTCGCCGGCCTCGTGCTCTGGCCCAGCCCCAGTTGTCCCCCCGCCTGCACCAAGAGCATGCTGAGCCAG ggcctctgcctgcctttggaCACGTGCTGGTGTGTGAGCTGGCCTTCCCTCTGACCTGTGCCCAGGAGTCTGTCCCTCTGGGTCCTGCCGCCCGGGTTCAAGCTGCCACACCTTTGTCTAAGCAGGGAGGCTGTCCAGGTGGCCGGGGTCTCTCTGTTTCCAGTTTGCCGGAGGAAGACCATCTGGGCATCCGGGTACCAGCTGCTAGGCGTCTGCCTGAGCAAGGAGACCCTCAGAACATACAGAGCATGGCTGCATCCACCACAGCCTTGCCCCCACAGGAAGACCCCCCAGATGTGCAGGTGCTGGCTACAGCTCTGCCGGACCCAGGAGGCCACCTGGAAGTCCAGCATCCAGCTACCACTCCTCTGCCTCAGCATAGAGGCCATATGGACACCCAAGTTCCAaccagcccagccctgcctgggcAGAGATGCTGTCCTGACGTCACAGTTTTAGCTACCGCCACTGTGCCCAAGCAAGAAGGTCCTCTACATAGCCAGAGCCCAAGCAATACCCCGTTAACCAGACAAGGAGGTCCCAGGGATGTTCCATTTCTGGCTGGTGTTGGCAACCAAGCTGTCGACATCTCGCTTACACATGGAAGCAGCCTGGACCGTCCGATCCCAGGCAACGCTGCACTGCCCTCACAACATGACCTCCTGGACATTCCAGTTCTGGGTGCTTCACCTCTAGCTGCCTGGGAAGGCCCCCCGAGCCATGAGATCCCAGCCAGCGCTGCGCCTTCTTTGCCCCAAGACCCCTCAGACATTCAGTTTCTGGGCACCTCGTCCTTGCCTGCACACGAATGCTGCCTCGACCATCAGCTCCCAGCCAGCACCGCACTGTCTTTGCCCCAGAATTCGAATGTTCCAGCTGCTGCACCTCTGCCCCAGCGACCAGGCCTTCCAGACACCCAAGTCCAGGCCCTCCCACCACTGCCCAAGCAGGGAGGCCTCCCAGACACCCAGGGTCCATCTGCTACACCTTTGCTTCAGGAACAAAGCTTCACAGACCTTCAGATCCAAAAACGTTCACCGTTGGAGCAGAGGAGCCTCTCCGACGTCCGTGGTCCAGCCCCGACACTCCTGCCTGAGCAGAGAGGCTCTCGGGACTCTCAGGGCCTGTTTTCCACCCCGGCTCAGACCACCAtggttctgtccaaaccaggacaCTACTTGGCCTCTCCTGTCACCAGGTCAGAGTCTTCAGAGTTGACCCCACTCCATAGTCCCCCTCTTCCGACCCGGCAGCTCCTGGGCCCCAACGCAGCTGCCCTCTCAAGGTACCTGGCAGCCTCATACATCAGCCAGAGCCTGGCTCGGCGGCAAGGGTCTGGGGGAGAAGCCCCCTTGGCCTCCCGGGGTCCCTGGTCCTCCTCTgccccagcatcgcgggccccttcACCACCACCCCAGCCGCagcccccaccgcccccagccCGGAGGCTCAGCTATGCCACCACGGTCAACATCCACGTTGGGGGTGGCGGGCGGCTCCGGCCAGCCAAGGCCCAGGTCAGGTTGAACCACCCTGCTCTCTTGGCCCCTGCCCATGAATCTGTGGGCCTTCGCAGGGCCCAGGGAGCTCCTGATGCCCCTTTCCACATGTGA